The following are encoded in a window of Armatimonadota bacterium genomic DNA:
- a CDS encoding rhomboid family intramembrane serine protease, which translates to MIPLADDNPTRTRPYVVYVLILLNILVYVYDQLGAIGQFGRLYDWSLIPSFLLSGAPVTREIPVLADGAQKLLEITYTGLHPRWLTIFSSMFMHGSLVHIGGNMLYLWIFGNNIEDSLGHAKFLFFYLACGAIAAVAHVMLSIHSTVPTVGASGAIAGVLGAYLILYPRQDIRTLVFLGFFWTFIDVPALFVLGVWFATQLFGLAGSGGMANGGVAYGAHVGGFIAGVAMIIMFGGRRLRSQRRYYRRQSTYDYTSRRWE; encoded by the coding sequence TTGATCCCACTTGCCGATGACAACCCGACTCGAACCAGGCCATACGTGGTTTATGTCCTCATATTGCTTAATATACTGGTGTATGTATATGATCAACTGGGAGCAATAGGCCAGTTCGGCAGGCTATACGACTGGTCATTGATCCCGAGCTTTTTGCTCTCCGGCGCGCCTGTCACCAGGGAAATTCCCGTTCTGGCCGATGGGGCGCAGAAGCTGCTGGAGATAACATACACCGGTCTTCACCCGCGCTGGCTCACGATCTTCAGTTCTATGTTTATGCACGGCAGTCTTGTCCATATAGGCGGCAACATGCTATATCTGTGGATATTCGGCAACAACATCGAAGACAGCCTGGGTCATGCCAAGTTTCTTTTCTTTTATTTAGCCTGTGGAGCTATTGCGGCAGTGGCGCATGTAATGCTGAGCATACACTCTACCGTGCCTACTGTTGGAGCAAGCGGAGCTATAGCAGGTGTATTGGGAGCTTATCTCATACTCTATCCCAGGCAGGACATACGAACACTTGTCTTTCTGGGTTTCTTCTGGACATTTATTGATGTGCCTGCCTTGTTTGTGCTCGGAGTATGGTTTGCGACTCAGCTTTTCGGTCTGGCTGGAAGCGGCGGAATGGCCAACGGAGGGGTAGCTTACGGTGCGCATGTGGGCGGCTTTATTGCAGGAGTTGCAATGATAATTATGTTCGGCGGGCGCAGGCTAAGAAGCCAGAGGCGCTATTATAGGCGTCAATCTACCTATGATTATACTTCGCGCAGATGGGAATAG
- a CDS encoding sodium-translocating pyrophosphatase, whose translation MHCESKTHSRLGRMLIGLVSMVLLGIVLPSAAFASEAITLPKFEALPIMWPSVIAVFICAIIGLLFGLGWYRAINREDPGSKGMVGVAEAVQEGALAYLKKQISTMIWFVVVIAIGLAFLYKNIPGFQGTDRVFHAIPIYIGVSLAFILGVTASYLAGFIGMMMAVRANVRVANAALKSFKKALYVAFRAGGVSGMATVGLGLLGACLVFFLFGNESMKVLVGFGFGGCLAALFMRIGGGIYTKAADVGADLVGKVEQSIPEDDPRNAATIADNVGDNVGDCAGMAADIFESYEVTLVAAIILGAAASTTLGLGAAGLALVVYPLLIRAIGVVTSIIGIYSVKGKDDMNMNPMKPINAGFMVASLLSIAGFFGLSYYVFGVEVKNTGFEWWRFACANLSGIILALIIDKLTEHFTEIDGKPVTECAKAAKTGPATIILSGFASGLESSVWSVVAICLAILASVLLFKGDPAMSAYGIALSGLGLLTTTGFMLAMDTYGPISDNANGIFEMSGALKDEGEDSNAEKIVAKLDAVGNTTKALTKGLAIATAVIAATALYRSFMADAGLLNIGIRIDITNVFIGLLIGGAVPFLFCSFAINAVTRAAFDLVQEVRRQFREIVGIMDYDPRSGSDKGKPDYQKCVAISTSAAQKELMSPAVLAVSAPILVGFGLGFGKMNGAAALGGFLAGTIVSGQLMAVLLSNAGGLWDNAKKKIEDGLFGGKGTPEHKAAVVGDTVGDPFKDTAGPALNPMIKVMNLVAVLMAPIVIQPMSIVVRATVTIIALLALVGATLWSKRGGINVDTAGPSNPSSTPEDEREAVTV comes from the coding sequence ATGCACTGCGAGTCTAAGACTCATAGCAGGCTTGGCAGGATGCTTATCGGGCTGGTCTCGATGGTTCTGCTGGGCATCGTGCTGCCGTCAGCGGCGTTCGCAAGTGAAGCAATTACGCTTCCGAAATTCGAGGCGCTGCCGATTATGTGGCCCTCAGTTATCGCAGTATTCATCTGCGCGATTATCGGCCTGCTGTTCGGTTTAGGGTGGTATAGAGCCATAAACCGGGAAGATCCGGGTTCAAAAGGTATGGTGGGAGTCGCTGAGGCCGTTCAGGAAGGCGCTCTCGCTTATCTGAAGAAGCAGATATCGACAATGATCTGGTTTGTTGTCGTTATTGCTATTGGTCTTGCATTCCTTTATAAAAACATTCCTGGATTCCAGGGAACAGACCGGGTATTTCACGCAATTCCAATTTATATTGGTGTCAGCCTTGCATTTATCCTTGGTGTAACCGCATCTTATCTTGCTGGTTTCATCGGAATGATGATGGCTGTGCGTGCAAATGTCCGTGTTGCAAATGCCGCTCTCAAGAGTTTCAAGAAAGCTCTCTATGTTGCATTTAGAGCGGGCGGCGTGTCCGGTATGGCGACTGTCGGACTTGGCCTTCTGGGCGCATGTCTTGTATTCTTCCTTTTCGGCAATGAATCAATGAAAGTTCTTGTCGGTTTCGGTTTTGGTGGATGTCTGGCCGCCCTCTTTATGAGGATCGGTGGTGGTATCTATACCAAGGCTGCTGATGTAGGCGCAGACCTGGTTGGCAAGGTCGAGCAGAGCATCCCTGAGGATGACCCCAGAAACGCTGCTACCATCGCAGACAACGTCGGTGACAACGTCGGTGACTGTGCCGGTATGGCTGCAGATATTTTTGAGAGCTATGAAGTAACTCTGGTTGCCGCTATTATCCTTGGTGCTGCCGCATCTACAACACTCGGTTTGGGTGCTGCCGGTCTTGCACTGGTTGTCTATCCTCTGCTCATCAGAGCTATCGGTGTTGTTACTTCGATCATTGGTATTTACTCGGTCAAGGGTAAAGACGATATGAATATGAACCCGATGAAGCCGATCAATGCTGGTTTTATGGTGGCTTCATTGCTTTCCATCGCCGGGTTCTTTGGCCTTTCTTACTATGTCTTTGGTGTTGAAGTCAAGAACACTGGTTTTGAGTGGTGGAGATTTGCATGTGCAAACCTCAGCGGTATTATCCTTGCTCTGATTATAGACAAGCTGACTGAGCACTTCACTGAAATTGATGGCAAGCCGGTTACAGAATGCGCCAAGGCTGCAAAAACCGGTCCTGCAACTATCATTCTTTCCGGTTTTGCTTCCGGTCTTGAGTCCAGTGTATGGAGCGTTGTAGCGATTTGTCTTGCGATCCTTGCCAGCGTCCTTCTTTTCAAGGGTGACCCGGCGATGTCCGCATACGGAATTGCTCTTTCCGGTCTCGGTTTGCTTACGACCACTGGATTCATGCTTGCTATGGATACCTATGGCCCGATCTCCGATAACGCCAACGGCATCTTCGAGATGTCCGGCGCTCTTAAGGACGAGGGTGAGGATTCCAATGCTGAAAAGATCGTTGCAAAGCTCGACGCGGTTGGCAACACCACTAAGGCTCTGACCAAGGGACTTGCCATTGCGACTGCTGTTATCGCAGCAACGGCTCTTTACAGATCATTTATGGCTGACGCGGGTCTGCTGAATATTGGTATTCGTATCGATATTACAAACGTCTTCATCGGCCTGCTTATCGGCGGCGCTGTGCCTTTCCTGTTCTGTTCATTCGCAATCAACGCGGTTACCCGCGCGGCGTTTGACCTGGTGCAGGAAGTCCGCAGACAATTCCGCGAGATCGTCGGTATTATGGACTATGATCCTCGATCCGGCTCAGACAAGGGCAAGCCTGACTATCAGAAGTGCGTCGCTATCTCTACTTCTGCTGCTCAGAAAGAGCTTATGAGCCCTGCGGTTCTGGCTGTGAGCGCTCCGATTCTGGTCGGCTTTGGCCTCGGCTTCGGCAAAATGAATGGCGCAGCGGCTCTCGGCGGATTCCTTGCCGGAACAATCGTCTCCGGCCAGTTGATGGCTGTTCTTCTTTCCAACGCGGGTGGTCTTTGGGACAACGCTAAGAAGAAGATCGAAGACGGCTTGTTCGGCGGCAAGGGTACTCCTGAGCACAAGGCTGCTGTAGTCGGCGACACTGTAGGCGATCCGTTCAAGGATACAGCCGGTCCGGCCTTAAACCCGATGATCAAGGTTATGAACCTGGTCGCGGTCCTGATGGCTCCGATTGTTATCCAGCCTATGTCAATTGTCGTGCGCGCGACGGTTACGATTATCGCGCTGCTCGCTCTTGTTGGTGCGACGCTCTGGAGCAAGCGCGGTGGAATCAACGTAGATACGGCTGGTCCGTCAAACCCTAGTTCAACACCTGAGGACGAGCGAGAGGCTGTTACAGTCTAA